The DNA sequence agaatgggcagccactgcaaacaaaccaagtacagatgtatgcgccaccttgtgcatctggacaggattatactaagtggggtacccaggtccagaaagccaaatgttacacgttctttctcatatgtggatcctagctacaaatgattggacttctatgtgaataggaataaaattcagtagcagaggccagtaagctagaaaggggatataaagggaatagagagggagggagggctcatTAGGATGTtattgtatgtaagtagaagaatagattaatgggggtgaaaaggcctaagtgaggtcaggagaagagactgagtaaaggaaaggtggcgggagggctaatcaaaatctaagaggagccAGGCGTtatagcgcacacctttaatcccagcactcgggaggcagaggtaggaggatcactatgagttcgaggccaccctgagactacatagtgaattcctagtcagcctgggttagagtgaaaccctacttttttgggcaatgaaacacccagaagccatagattgttactagaaaattttcaatgatgggagataccctccagtgagttgatggccagggatacctccaaaacattacagaccatttgCCTAGGTAGGCCTGTGGTTTCTCAcgtggaatagatggtaagaccctactgtaaAGATTTCATATACTTGGGTTGcaatgcaaggtcactgagaaatcctgctggagctgagctgaaaaccatggggaattgaacctaggttcccTTGGACTTAGGGGCAGtcgtattaactgctaagccattcctccagcacaagTCTGGGGCATTTCTGACGGAGGTTGGTACAAGAGGCTTTGACCCCTGCCCAGGAGTCAGTCACAAGACCCGCTACTCGGAGGTGGGGCTGTGGGGGGAGAGGGCGGGGAAATGTGTCTTACAGGCAAGCTGATTGGCTCGCGGGTGTGCGTGCATTCAGGGGCAGGATCTTGGGGCTGGCCTGGAGGACCCCCCGCGCTGTTTGGGCTCAGCGGGACCAGGGCAGGACCCGAGCTCGGAGCTCGCGGTTCCTGCTGCCGGCTCTCCCTGCGTGCTGGGACCGGAGCCTGCCCGCCCTCCGCCGGGCCCTGCGGGACGGAAGCGGGGCTCGTCCTTGGTGGGGCTCGGATGGCGTCGGTGAGGATCCGAGAGGCCACGGAGGGAGACTGTGGAGACATCCTGAGGCTGATTCGGGTGAAGACCTCGTGCGGGGGGCGAGGCTGGGTGGACGGTGGTGGGGGGCGAGAGGGAGGGCGCGCCCCGAACCCCGCGCGCGGGCAGCGGGCCCTCGGGCCCTCGCCGTGCCCCGGATGCCCATCCCAGTCCCACGCTGCAGGAACTGGCTGAGTACGAGAAGCTCGCGGACCAGGTGAAGATCAGTGAAGAAGGTGGGCTCAGCCCCCGGGTTCCGAGTGCCACCTGGGGGAGGAAGTGAGGAAGGGACGCCCCGGGCAGCACCTCCCTGGCTGGGCATACAACCCAGGTGGTCTTTCCCTCGGCCTCTTTGTCACACCTCCGGATGGCTGCAGTCCTGAGAGCAGATGGCTTCGGAGAGAATCCTTTCTATCACTGTTTGGTAGCAGAGTTTCTTCCACCACCCGGGGAGCCGCAGGGTAAGAGCTCCTCCCAGCAGCTTCCAGGGGTCCCTCCGACCAGAGGCCTTACCTTCTCTCTCGTTTCCAGAGCGCCGCGTGGTGGGCTACGGGCTGTACTATTTCATCTACAGCACGTGGAAGGGACGAAACATTTATCTGGAAGACATCTATGTGATGCCACAATACCGGGGTACTGGGCAAAGGGGGGCCGAGCCTGGGGTGGACACAGCAATCCATATGCCAGCcccctttcctctgcctcctaatgtCAGCCAGCGTGGCCTCTTCTGATCTTCTTAAATGCAAATGGTagttctttccccctctttccccaCAACAGGTCAAGGGATTGGAACCCGGATAATCAAAAAGGTGTCTGAGGTGAGAAGAAGGGTGGGAGCTGCAAGCTAGTCTCTGAAAAGTCAAGGGCGTACGGGGTGGCCCAGCTTGAACAAGGAGGTGAGGACCGATCCCGGGACAGTAAGTGGTGTCTTCTCCCACAGGTGGCCCTGGATAAGGGTTGCTCCCAGTTCCGCCTGGCAGTTTTGGACTGGAACAAGAGGGCGGTGGGCTTGTACAAGGCTCTAGGAGCTCAAGATTTGACGGAAGCAGAGGGCTGGTGCTCCTTTCGATTTGAGGAAGAAGCAATGAGGTCATTGGCAGGAAGATGACGCCATCCTTTGGATCCGTCTCTGTGCTCCCCACTTTAAGTACTCCCCAAACTATATCCGCAGACACTACTACCCCAGAGGCCTCCCTGAGGAAGGAGGGTCGTTGGTGCAGATTCCTAGAGTACAGAAATGAGTGGGAGGCCTTCTtcaaggtgaaagaaaaaaataaaagatttagtgTCCTGATGTGATGTTGGGTAGAGCAGCTGATATGTAATAAACTTCATTCAGCCGCTTAAAAGTTCttctctggctgggcatggtggtgacaaCTCTAATACCAgcgttcgggaggcagaggtaggaggatcgctgtgagactccatagtgaattccgggtcagcctgggctagagtgagaccctacctcgaaaaattgaaaaatgaaaaacaaacaaaaaacagctggggtctggggatgtagctcgcTTGCTAGAGTGTTTACCTAGCCATGGGATTGATCCCCATGGAGTTGATCGAGTGCTCAGGGCAGGGAATATTGCTTTGGGTTGGACAGCCAGGAAGCTAGGAGCATGGGTGTGACCAAGGTGGCTCCAACTCTCTGGGGACCTGAGTCTTGTTTGGTTCTGGCCTGCAAAATACAGAGAGGGGATTGAGAGGGACATACTTGTCATTCAAACTTGTCAGTCACCTTTGTTATCCACAAACCTCAAATATGGACTCACCGGTCAGATCCAAGGTGAGGCAGGCCCAGACTCAACGGAAAACAAGTTGCCCCTGCTGTCAGCATTACGAACGACACTGGGAGAGGCGGTTTGCCTCAGATTAAGCTCAGTTAGCTGAGTATAAGAGGCATGGTACTgaagagcctgaggcaggagaatgcccTGGGCCTAGGAGTTCAGGGCCCAGCTGGAAAACAGAACCtgtctggggggggggcattgtgggactggagagatggctcaggagataaAGTGCTGTGGTGCAAGCTGAGGACTTGAGTTTAGGTCCCCAGTCCCCACTTAAAATACTGTATGGGGCTGGGAGCGGtggtgcacgccgttaatcccagcacttgggaggcagaggtgggagaatcactgtgagtttgaggccaccctgagactacatagtgaactctagattAGCTTGGGCtccagcgagaccctacctcaaaaaaccaaaatacgccgggcgtggtggcgcacgcctttaatcccagcactcgggaggcagaggtaggaggatcgccatgagttcaaggccaccctgagactacagagttaattccaggtcagcctggaccagagtgagaccctacctcgaaaaaccaaaaaaaaaaaaaaaaaaaaaaaaccaaaatacaaaaataaataaatgaataaataactgggtggggtggtgcacatgtgtaagCCCAGTACTGGGGCGGTAGAGACAGGGAACCCctgggttcactggctagctgctagccaaatcagtgagcttaaGTTCAACAAgcgccctgtctcaaaggagagcGATAGGCAGTAGAGGAAGATACCCAGTACCTGACGTCAACCTATgcctccacatatgtgtgcacctgcacacgCACTCCTCCTCACACACGCATAACTCACGAAGTCTTGATTATCATTGGCATTTCTTACAAAAGAGTagagacagccaggcgtggtggccgcatgcctttaatcctaccatcAGGCAGAGCTAAGAGAAtcgccttgagttggaggccagcctgagactagagtgagtcccaggtcagcctgggctggagcaagaccctctcttgtgcatctggcttatgtgggcgctagtgaattgaacctgggctcttagacatcacaggcaagtgccttaactgctaagccatctctccagctctgtgtttttgccttttgaaacaggatctcattctgtagtccaaggTTACCTGAAACTTACTACAAAgtacaggctggcttcagactcataccaatcctcctgcctcagccttcgaGGTCTTGGATTaccagtgtgagccaccatgcctgattttatattattattatttttttttactcattgaaaaaatgtatcttatttatttatttgagaaagaaagaggtagagagtggaagagagagagagagagagaatgataacgccagggcctcagccactgcaaatgaactccagatgcatgcgccaccttgtacatctggcgtaagtgggtcatggagaattgaaccagggtccttgggcttcacaggcaaatgccttaaccactaagccatctcttcagacctttactcattttttaaaagcaccttaaccagtaagccatcttccagccttttttttttttggtagggtctcactgtagctcaggctgacctggaattcactgtgtcatcatctcagggtggcctcaaactcacaatgatcctcctacctctgcttcccaagtgctgggattaaaggcgtgcgccaccacacccagatttgtCAGCcctttttactcattttttttttatttatttacttgagagcgacagacacagagagaaagacagatagagggagagagagagaatgggcgtgccagggcttccagcctctgcaaacgaactccagacgcatgtgcccccttgtgcatctggctaacgtgggacctggggaaccgagcctcgaaccggggtccttaggcttcacaggcaagcgcttaaacgctaagccatctctccagcccctttttactcattattatttttacttatttatttgagagagagagacaaataggcaggtagagagagagaatgggtgtgtcaggacctctagccactgcaaacaagctccagacgtatgggtcactttgtgcatctgccttacatgggtcttggggaattgaacctgggtcctttggctttgtaggtaaatgccttaaccactaagccatctctccagccctcgtactctttttcttttctttttttgttttgttgaggtagggtctagatctagcccaagctgacctgtaatttactatgtagactcaggctggcctcaaactcatgacaatcctaattctacctcccaagtgctgggattaaagacgtgagccacaaGGCCCCACCTCAtactattttttatattattttattactcaAGTAATGCAAGCTTGTAGAAAAATTGGaatgtggactggggagatggctgagcagtaaaTGGTACTTGTTTGAAAAATTGGAATATGcagataaaaatagaaagagaatgccgggcgtggtggcgcacacctttaatcccagcactcgggaggcagaggtaggaggatctccgagagttcaaggccaccctgagactacatagtgaattccaggtcagcctgagccagaatgagaccctacctcgaaaaaccaaaaaaaaaaaaaaaaaaaaaaaaaaaaaagaagaaaagaaagagctggccaggtgtggtgacacatgcctttaatcctagcactcaagaggccatgGTAGAAGGATTGATATGAATTCgaagccagcctaaaactacagactgaattccaagtcagcctgggctagagcaagaccctaccacaaaacaaaaccaaaacaaaacaaacaaaacaaaacaaaacaaaacaaaacaaaacagaaggctggagaagatggcttcgagggttaaggcgtttgcttgcaaagccaatcccagttcaattctccaggacccacagaagccagatggggaagggggcacatgcatctggagttcatttgcggtggctaaaggccctggcacacccattctctctctctctctctctctaaacatatatatatatacacacacacatccttctctgtctcaaataagtaactaaataaaatatattttaaaaaattggaagaactgggcatagtgatgcacgcctttgatcccagcattgggaggcaga is a window from the Jaculus jaculus isolate mJacJac1 chromosome 12, mJacJac1.mat.Y.cur, whole genome shotgun sequence genome containing:
- the Sat2 gene encoding thialysine N-epsilon-acetyltransferase isoform X1 — encoded protein: MASVRIREATEGDCGDILRLIRELAEYEKLADQVKISEEVLRADGFGENPFYHCLVAEFLPPPGEPQERRVVGYGLYYFIYSTWKGRNIYLEDIYVMPQYRGQGIGTRIIKKVSEVALDKGCSQFRLAVLDWNKRAVGLYKALGAQDLTEAEGWCSFRFEEEAMRSLAGR
- the Sat2 gene encoding thialysine N-epsilon-acetyltransferase isoform X2, coding for MASELAEYEKLADQVKISEEVLRADGFGENPFYHCLVAEFLPPPGEPQERRVVGYGLYYFIYSTWKGRNIYLEDIYVMPQYRGQGIGTRIIKKVSEVALDKGCSQFRLAVLDWNKRAVGLYKALGAQDLTEAEGWCSFRFEEEAMRSLAGR